The Uruburuella testudinis genome window below encodes:
- a CDS encoding P-II family nitrogen regulator, translating into MKKVTAMIKPFKLDDVREALSDIGIQGMTVTEVKGFGRQKGHTEVYRGAEYAVDFLPKIQIDIVLADDAVERAIETIIETARTGKVGDGKIFVTPVDQVIRIRTGETGDVAV; encoded by the coding sequence ATGAAAAAAGTAACAGCCATGATTAAGCCGTTCAAACTGGACGATGTGCGTGAAGCCTTGAGTGATATAGGCATTCAGGGGATGACGGTTACCGAAGTCAAGGGTTTCGGGCGCCAGAAAGGCCACACCGAAGTGTATCGCGGCGCCGAATATGCGGTGGATTTTTTGCCCAAAATCCAGATTGACATTGTCTTGGCCGATGATGCCGTGGAGCGTGCGATTGAAACCATTATCGAAACCGCACGCACCGGAAAAGTGGGCGACGGCAAAATTTTCGTCACCCCTGTCGATCAAGTTATCCGCATCCGCACCGGTGAAACCGGCGATGTTGCCGTGTAA
- a CDS encoding porin: MKQYLVLAFTALPALAAAEVKMYGQIKSGIAAGQVKISGSNGSEKSAVATEIVDNTSRFGFKGSEKISDDLKAVWQVEQRISVINAREGWATRDSFVGLEGKFGKLRAGNISNQLNWMDNIDPWMYSNNALGLGVFTRTGNRKASIRYDTPKIAGFDANIQVSPRDNQNPADRRTHRQPEQTQYDAGLNYSNAGYFVQLGYNMRKNRYQNSNGAYKDSHVGRLLAGYDANNLFIGVGAQHAKGYETGNSYIGYFTNGFNSYNGASIREDKSEAVKVTDAAVTATYRFGNIKPQITYAHGWAAKGVNSGDLLVDKFDQIILGGDYRFSKRTSARLSMAHVRVGSKTRLNNGNTGKIQQTAAQLGLHHRF; the protein is encoded by the coding sequence ATGAAACAATATCTGGTCCTCGCCTTCACCGCCCTGCCCGCGCTGGCGGCCGCCGAAGTGAAAATGTACGGCCAAATCAAATCCGGCATCGCCGCCGGCCAAGTCAAAATCAGCGGTAGCAACGGCAGCGAAAAAAGCGCCGTGGCCACCGAAATCGTTGACAACACCTCACGCTTCGGCTTTAAAGGCAGCGAAAAAATCAGCGATGATTTAAAAGCTGTTTGGCAGGTGGAGCAACGCATTTCAGTTATCAACGCCCGCGAAGGCTGGGCCACCCGCGACAGCTTTGTCGGCCTTGAAGGCAAATTCGGCAAACTCCGCGCCGGCAACATCAGCAACCAGCTCAACTGGATGGACAATATCGACCCGTGGATGTACAGCAACAACGCCCTCGGCCTCGGCGTATTCACCCGCACCGGCAACCGCAAAGCCTCCATCCGCTACGACACCCCCAAAATTGCCGGCTTCGACGCCAACATTCAAGTTTCCCCGCGCGACAATCAAAACCCGGCCGACCGCCGCACCCACCGCCAGCCCGAACAAACCCAATACGATGCCGGCCTCAACTACAGCAACGCAGGCTATTTTGTGCAACTCGGCTACAATATGCGCAAAAACCGCTATCAAAACAGCAACGGCGCCTACAAAGACAGCCACGTAGGCCGCCTGCTGGCAGGCTATGATGCCAATAACCTCTTTATCGGCGTAGGCGCACAGCATGCTAAAGGCTATGAAACCGGCAACAGCTATATCGGCTATTTCACCAACGGCTTCAACAGCTATAACGGCGCCTCTATCCGCGAAGACAAAAGCGAAGCCGTTAAAGTAACCGACGCCGCCGTTACCGCCACCTACCGCTTCGGCAACATCAAACCGCAAATTACCTATGCCCACGGCTGGGCGGCCAAAGGCGTCAACAGCGGCGATTTGCTGGTCGACAAATTCGACCAAATCATTCTCGGCGGCGACTACCGCTTCAGCAAACGCACTTCCGCCCGCCTCTCCATGGCGCATGTGCGCGTAGGCAGCAAAACCCGTCTCAACAACGGCAACACCGGCAAAATCCAACAAACCGCCGCCCAACTCGGCCTGCACCACCGCTTTTAA
- a CDS encoding uracil-DNA glycosylase family protein: MADFPTETHPLLPFTPPNAKLLMLGSFPPPRVRWKMDFYYPNFQNDMWRIFGLVFFDDKDYFVEAGGKAFKERLIRDFLNEKGIAISDTAYKIKRLQGNAADKFLQIVEPVDLAALLAQMPRCNTLMTTGELATDTLLQLMPSETVKPAIGAFSKAQFAGRCLRLYRLPSSSRAYPLALAKKAEAYAGFFREIGLLEAV; the protein is encoded by the coding sequence ATGGCTGATTTTCCCACCGAAACCCACCCCTTACTTCCATTCACTCCGCCCAATGCCAAGCTGTTGATGCTTGGCTCGTTTCCACCGCCGCGTGTGCGTTGGAAGATGGATTTTTATTATCCGAATTTCCAAAACGATATGTGGCGGATTTTCGGGCTGGTGTTTTTTGATGACAAAGATTATTTTGTCGAGGCGGGCGGTAAGGCGTTTAAGGAGCGGCTTATTCGGGATTTTCTCAACGAAAAAGGCATTGCCATCAGCGATACGGCATATAAAATCAAGCGCTTGCAAGGCAATGCGGCGGATAAATTTTTGCAGATTGTCGAGCCGGTGGATTTGGCGGCTTTGCTGGCACAGATGCCGCGTTGCAATACGCTGATGACTACGGGCGAGTTGGCGACGGATACTTTGTTGCAATTGATGCCGTCTGAAACGGTGAAGCCTGCGATTGGCGCTTTCAGTAAAGCGCAGTTTGCGGGGCGGTGTTTGAGGCTGTATCGGTTGCCGTCGTCGTCGCGGGCGTATCCGTTGGCGTTGGCGAAAAAGGCTGAGGCGTATGCGGGTTTTTTTCGGGAAATCGGTTTGCTTGAGGCCGTCTGA
- a CDS encoding energy transducer TonB, which translates to MKNERILTPSVFAVMALLHIGLMSLLWRTGMPVQGVVEHIEFVDLGDLGGGDGKPEAAPEAVRPPPPPPKKVVPKPKSVEKPVIKPVVTKNEQADIRQKIEKPKPKEPEKIEPPKEPEQPKPQPRAQPAEQAPARTAAADNRGSGEARGNNAPGSNEGRGSGRGEGTGAGSGGSGSGMGGGTGAGSSAGNAVKATGQLPRPPYPPLSQENGEEGTVLLKIMVAPGGKVSNVTVAKSSGHNRLDRAARQAARNGRFQTKVWTEYSVPVVFKLE; encoded by the coding sequence ATGAAAAACGAACGTATCCTTACGCCATCGGTATTTGCCGTGATGGCATTATTGCACATCGGTTTGATGTCGTTGCTGTGGCGCACGGGCATGCCGGTGCAAGGGGTGGTCGAACACATCGAATTTGTCGATCTGGGCGACTTAGGCGGAGGTGACGGAAAGCCCGAAGCCGCCCCCGAAGCTGTCCGCCCGCCGCCCCCACCTCCTAAAAAAGTGGTGCCCAAGCCCAAGTCGGTGGAAAAGCCGGTAATCAAGCCGGTAGTCACCAAAAATGAGCAGGCGGATATCCGTCAGAAAATCGAAAAACCCAAGCCCAAAGAGCCTGAAAAAATCGAGCCGCCCAAAGAGCCGGAGCAGCCTAAACCGCAGCCGCGCGCACAGCCGGCAGAGCAGGCGCCGGCGCGTACGGCTGCGGCCGATAACCGCGGCAGCGGCGAAGCCCGCGGCAACAATGCGCCCGGCAGCAATGAAGGCCGTGGCAGCGGTCGCGGCGAAGGCACGGGAGCCGGCAGCGGCGGCAGCGGCTCCGGTATGGGCGGCGGCACCGGTGCGGGCAGCAGCGCCGGCAATGCGGTAAAAGCCACCGGCCAGCTTCCGCGCCCGCCTTATCCGCCGTTGTCGCAGGAAAACGGTGAAGAGGGCACGGTGTTGTTGAAGATTATGGTGGCGCCCGGCGGCAAGGTATCCAATGTTACCGTAGCCAAAAGCAGCGGCCACAACCGTTTGGATCGCGCCGCGCGGCAAGCCGCACGCAACGGCCGTTTCCAAACCAAAGTTTGGACCGAATACAGCGTGCCGGTGGTATTTAAGCTTGAGTAG
- a CDS encoding ExbD/TolR family protein translates to MAFGSMNSGEDAPMSDINVTPLVDVMLVLLIVFMITMPVLTHSIPLQLPTASENAKQENQPKEPVRLTIDADGAYYLGAETADKQSLEALTAELKQAHDVNENTIVAIAADKDVPYDFVAQALNAAREAGVSKIGFITETKAD, encoded by the coding sequence ATGGCATTCGGTTCGATGAATTCCGGCGAAGATGCGCCGATGTCCGATATCAACGTCACTCCGCTGGTGGATGTGATGTTGGTACTCTTAATTGTGTTTATGATCACCATGCCGGTGCTCACGCATTCGATTCCGCTGCAACTGCCCACCGCTTCTGAAAACGCCAAGCAGGAAAATCAGCCTAAAGAGCCGGTGCGGCTGACCATCGATGCGGACGGCGCCTATTATCTCGGCGCCGAAACCGCCGACAAGCAAAGCCTGGAAGCGCTGACCGCAGAATTGAAGCAGGCGCATGATGTTAATGAAAACACCATCGTGGCCATTGCTGCTGATAAAGATGTGCCCTATGATTTTGTGGCACAGGCGCTCAATGCGGCGCGTGAAGCCGGCGTGAGCAAAATCGGTTTTATCACCGAAACCAAAGCTGATTGA
- a CDS encoding ammonium transporter — MAAGTEDWWKPFSDINSGDTAWVMTSAALVLFMTLPGLALFYGGMVRKKNILSTMMHSFSIAALVSVLWMVIGYSLAFTPGNAFIGGLDRIFLSGMSMDMAKEMTTVSPNAGSVPETVFMFFQMTFAIISTAIITGAFAERMKYSAMMLFSGLWMLLVYVPTAHWVWGGGFMGEGGVFDYAGGTVVHINAGVAGLVAAIVLGKRIGYGKEAMPPHNMALTLVGAAMLWVGWFGFNAGSAVAADASAGMAMAVTQIAAASAALTWLACEKIAGHRPSALGLASGAVAGLVGITPAAGFVDPQGALAIGILTAAGAYLASVVIKRKLGYDDSLDAFGIHGFGGIIGAVLTGVFFNNQVFGGDATVGSQVFIQLKDALTTVVYTGVVSFVILKVVEVVCGGLRVEKDVEREGLDLNVHGERVE, encoded by the coding sequence ATGGCCGCGGGCACCGAAGACTGGTGGAAACCTTTCAGCGATATCAATTCGGGCGACACCGCCTGGGTGATGACCTCCGCCGCACTGGTATTGTTTATGACCCTGCCCGGCCTGGCACTGTTTTACGGCGGCATGGTGCGCAAGAAAAACATTCTCTCCACCATGATGCACAGCTTTTCGATTGCCGCTCTGGTCAGCGTGTTATGGATGGTTATCGGCTACTCGCTGGCGTTCACACCCGGCAATGCCTTTATCGGCGGCCTCGACCGCATATTCTTGAGCGGCATGAGCATGGACATGGCCAAAGAAATGACCACGGTATCACCCAACGCCGGCAGTGTGCCTGAAACCGTGTTTATGTTTTTCCAAATGACATTCGCCATCATTTCAACCGCCATCATCACCGGCGCCTTTGCCGAGCGCATGAAATATTCGGCCATGATGCTGTTTTCCGGCTTGTGGATGCTGCTGGTTTACGTGCCGACCGCACACTGGGTGTGGGGCGGCGGCTTTATGGGTGAAGGCGGCGTATTCGATTATGCCGGCGGCACCGTGGTACACATCAATGCCGGTGTAGCCGGCTTGGTGGCAGCCATTGTGTTGGGCAAACGCATCGGCTACGGCAAAGAAGCCATGCCGCCGCACAATATGGCGCTCACCTTAGTGGGTGCGGCAATGCTGTGGGTGGGTTGGTTCGGCTTTAACGCAGGTTCTGCCGTTGCTGCCGATGCCTCTGCCGGCATGGCCATGGCCGTTACCCAAATTGCTGCTGCTTCAGCCGCATTAACCTGGCTTGCTTGTGAAAAAATTGCCGGTCACCGCCCTTCAGCATTGGGCCTGGCTTCCGGCGCAGTAGCCGGCTTGGTGGGCATTACCCCGGCGGCCGGTTTTGTCGACCCGCAAGGTGCTTTGGCCATCGGCATACTCACCGCAGCAGGCGCTTACCTGGCTTCCGTAGTCATCAAACGCAAACTGGGCTATGACGATTCGCTTGATGCTTTCGGCATTCACGGCTTCGGCGGCATTATCGGTGCCGTATTGACCGGCGTGTTTTTCAACAACCAGGTTTTCGGCGGCGATGCAACCGTAGGCTCGCAAGTGTTTATTCAACTGAAAGATGCACTGACCACTGTGGTTTACACCGGTGTGGTTAGCTTTGTGATTCTGAAAGTGGTGGAAGTGGTATGCGGCGGCCTGCGTGTAGAAAAAGACGTGGAACGCGAAGGCCTCGACCTGAATGTACACGGCGAACGTGTGGAATAA
- a CDS encoding GNAT family N-acetyltransferase produces MLVCNPYEIVIHGTTSKGKTFRPSDWAERLCGILSSFDKGNRLSYHEWVRPMLVDKVRCVAVDKKLEEINPPMFRFLMDFAADNDLRVMDCKALLDERSEQQAQADAEPERVLLARAIEEKQAAERAEDTQASVPSVLREIETGETAVAFAALSVLRPMLTDVNRFVEQVNSLQRSEGYRLLGVFEEGKTNAVAVCGFREETNLVSGRHIHIDDVVTIPQSRGKGYAARLLAQVRRIAEDAGIQQIHIDSNVGSERAQAHRLYFENGFEISAHHFVLKVE; encoded by the coding sequence ATGTTAGTTTGCAACCCCTATGAAATCGTGATTCACGGCACCACCAGCAAGGGCAAAACGTTTCGTCCGAGTGATTGGGCGGAGCGTTTGTGCGGCATTTTGTCGTCGTTTGATAAGGGCAACCGCCTGTCTTATCATGAATGGGTGCGGCCGATGCTGGTGGATAAAGTCCGCTGTGTGGCTGTTGATAAAAAGCTGGAAGAAATCAATCCGCCCATGTTCCGCTTTTTGATGGATTTTGCCGCCGACAACGATTTGCGGGTGATGGATTGCAAAGCGCTGCTGGATGAGCGCAGCGAGCAGCAGGCGCAAGCCGATGCGGAGCCTGAGCGCGTGCTGTTGGCGCGGGCCATCGAAGAAAAACAGGCCGCCGAACGGGCGGAAGATACACAGGCCTCGGTGCCCAGTGTGCTGCGTGAAATCGAAACCGGCGAAACTGCTGTGGCATTTGCCGCCTTGAGCGTGCTGCGCCCGATGCTGACCGATGTCAACCGCTTTGTGGAGCAGGTAAACAGCTTGCAGCGCAGCGAGGGCTACCGCCTGCTCGGGGTGTTTGAAGAGGGTAAAACCAATGCGGTGGCGGTGTGCGGTTTCCGTGAAGAAACCAATCTGGTCAGCGGCCGCCATATCCATATTGATGATGTGGTCACGATTCCGCAGAGCCGCGGCAAAGGTTATGCCGCACGTTTGCTGGCGCAAGTGCGCCGGATTGCCGAAGATGCCGGTATCCAGCAGATTCATATCGATTCCAATGTGGGCAGCGAGCGGGCGCAAGCGCACCGTTTGTATTTTGAAAACGGTTTTGAAATCAGTGCGCACCATTTTGTATTGAAAGTGGAATAA
- a CDS encoding GNAT family N-acetyltransferase, whose protein sequence is MMLQRETASGHAAVPSRLTVSLARCDADIEEAQRLRYKVFAEELGANIRSADGLDSDRYDEYCRHLIVRDDNSGRAVGCYRLLTAEGARALGGWYSESEFDLGRIAHLLPHTVELGRACVHRDYRHGGTVMLLWSGLVKFMQMQKLEYMIGCGSMSMADGGHFAASLYRKLAQDYLCPPEYRVFPHLPLPLQAFSHDVPAECPALIKGYLRAGAYICGEPAWDADFNCADVLIMMPMSRVSPRYLKHFAK, encoded by the coding sequence ATGATGCTGCAACGTGAAACCGCAAGCGGCCATGCCGCTGTGCCGAGTCGTTTAACTGTGTCGCTGGCACGCTGCGATGCGGATATCGAAGAAGCGCAGCGGCTGCGCTATAAAGTGTTTGCCGAAGAATTGGGCGCCAATATCCGAAGCGCCGATGGTTTGGATAGCGACCGTTATGATGAATATTGCCGCCATTTGATTGTGCGCGACGACAACAGCGGCCGGGCGGTGGGCTGCTACCGCTTGCTCACGGCCGAAGGCGCGCGTGCGTTGGGCGGCTGGTATAGTGAGAGTGAGTTTGATTTGGGGCGTATCGCGCATCTGCTGCCGCACACGGTGGAGCTGGGGCGTGCTTGTGTACACCGTGATTACCGCCACGGCGGTACGGTGATGCTGTTGTGGTCGGGCTTGGTGAAATTTATGCAGATGCAGAAATTGGAATACATGATCGGTTGCGGCAGCATGAGCATGGCCGATGGCGGCCATTTTGCGGCCAGCCTGTATCGGAAGCTGGCGCAGGATTATCTTTGCCCACCCGAATATCGTGTGTTTCCGCATTTGCCGCTGCCGTTGCAGGCTTTCAGCCATGATGTGCCTGCCGAATGCCCGGCACTGATCAAGGGCTATTTGCGCGCCGGAGCCTATATCTGCGGGGAGCCGGCTTGGGATGCGGATTTCAACTGCGCCGATGTGCTGATTATGATGCCGATGTCGCGCGTGAGCCCGCGGTATCTCAAGCATTTTGCCAAGTAA
- a CDS encoding peptidoglycan DD-metalloendopeptidase family protein → MNTPNLVILKKILLGAVVAFLAACAGSPANGPVPEGHYRVQPGDNLYRIGLRFGQSVNTLARWNNLRDASQIEVGQVLRVRSGGAAATSSRATRTASHTPGRSVAPVNRLKLQWPVADGARNIIAHYNGTTNKGIDIGGNRGAAVQAAADGKVLYAGEGVRGYGKLILISHNSSTLTAYAHNDSINVQKNQNVRAGQTIAAMGSSDTDRVKLHFEVRINGKAVNPMPYLNR, encoded by the coding sequence ATGAACACACCAAACCTTGTTATTCTGAAAAAAATCCTGCTGGGCGCTGTGGTTGCATTTCTGGCTGCTTGTGCCGGCAGCCCGGCCAACGGCCCGGTGCCGGAGGGGCATTACCGCGTGCAGCCGGGCGACAACCTCTACCGTATCGGTTTGCGCTTCGGCCAAAGTGTGAACACGCTGGCGCGCTGGAATAATCTGCGCGATGCATCGCAAATCGAAGTGGGGCAGGTGTTGCGGGTGCGCTCCGGCGGTGCGGCGGCGACTTCGTCACGCGCCACCCGGACGGCAAGTCATACCCCCGGCCGCAGTGTTGCACCGGTTAACCGGCTGAAGCTGCAATGGCCGGTGGCAGACGGTGCGCGTAATATTATCGCCCATTATAACGGCACCACCAACAAAGGCATCGACATCGGCGGCAACCGCGGCGCAGCTGTTCAGGCGGCCGCAGACGGCAAAGTATTGTATGCAGGCGAGGGGGTGCGCGGTTACGGCAAGCTGATTTTAATCAGCCACAACAGCAGCACGCTCACCGCTTATGCTCATAACGACAGCATCAATGTGCAAAAAAACCAAAACGTGCGCGCGGGTCAAACCATTGCCGCCATGGGCAGCAGCGACACCGATAGGGTGAAACTGCATTTTGAAGTGCGCATCAACGGCAAGGCGGTCAACCCGATGCCGTATCTCAACCGCTGA
- a CDS encoding FxsA family protein encodes MRFFGIGFLLLLFLEIMSIVWMADWLGGGATFGLMVLSFVAGVMMLRHTGLSGVLLAGATMRSGQQVSLYQLLWPIRYTVSALLMMSPGFVSLAIALLLLLPFKGKPVAEMSGTFTAPNPFEPGSRTRRNDADIIEGEYTVEPDQSKAGTRDYIEHKRD; translated from the coding sequence ATGCGCTTTTTCGGTATCGGTTTTTTACTGCTGCTGTTTTTAGAAATCATGTCTATCGTGTGGATGGCCGACTGGCTGGGCGGCGGTGCCACTTTCGGGCTGATGGTATTGAGTTTTGTCGCCGGCGTGATGATGCTGCGCCACACCGGCCTGTCGGGCGTATTGCTGGCCGGCGCCACCATGCGCAGCGGCCAGCAGGTATCGCTCTATCAATTGTTGTGGCCGATTCGCTATACCGTGTCGGCCTTACTGATGATGAGCCCCGGCTTCGTATCGCTCGCCATCGCCCTGCTGCTGCTGTTGCCGTTTAAAGGCAAACCGGTGGCCGAAATGTCGGGCACGTTTACCGCCCCCAACCCTTTCGAGCCGGGCAGCCGCACGCGCCGCAACGATGCCGACATTATCGAAGGCGAATACACGGTAGAACCCGATCAAAGCAAAGCCGGCACGCGCGACTATATCGAACACAAACGCGATTGA
- a CDS encoding TM2 domain-containing protein → MQAVSYAASYPHTCNKALYVAMALLFGSFGVHKFCAGRVWMGILYFLFSWTFIPGVIGIIEGILAAFKPTDSMGAIVV, encoded by the coding sequence ATGCAAGCTGTTTCTTACGCCGCTTCTTATCCCCATACCTGCAACAAAGCGCTGTATGTGGCGATGGCGCTGCTGTTCGGCTCGTTCGGCGTACACAAATTTTGCGCTGGGCGAGTGTGGATGGGCATTTTGTATTTTCTCTTCAGCTGGACGTTTATTCCGGGCGTTATCGGCATCATCGAAGGCATTCTGGCCGCCTTCAAGCCCACTGACTCGATGGGCGCCATTGTCGTATAG
- a CDS encoding YagU family protein yields the protein MSTLKPPASARQINCKIIIWTTLIGGFFSSLVKWGSEVNMPPRMPGEISPPGANIDAWLGWLGFNSHSLDYVYQGVTVPGAVTLYHWLFSFVFAFVYVAGSVYWPKIRLWYGAFYGLVITIVMHGLLIPMLGFRNPAYADGATGWLWNLNAAELWSEILGHVYWSVSIEVCMIAVLAYFARPIKGDWVAK from the coding sequence ATGAGCACACTCAAGCCCCCCGCCTCCGCCCGCCAAATCAACTGCAAAATCATTATCTGGACCACCCTGATCGGCGGTTTTTTCAGCTCCTTAGTCAAATGGGGCTCCGAAGTCAACATGCCGCCGCGCATGCCCGGCGAAATTTCGCCGCCGGGCGCCAACATCGATGCCTGGCTCGGCTGGCTCGGCTTTAATTCCCACTCGCTCGATTACGTTTACCAAGGCGTAACCGTACCCGGCGCGGTGACTTTATACCATTGGCTGTTCAGCTTCGTATTTGCCTTTGTTTACGTGGCCGGTTCGGTTTACTGGCCGAAAATCCGCCTGTGGTACGGCGCTTTTTACGGTCTGGTCATCACCATCGTGATGCACGGCCTGCTGATTCCGATGCTCGGCTTCCGCAACCCCGCCTATGCCGACGGCGCCACCGGCTGGCTGTGGAACCTCAACGCCGCCGAATTGTGGAGCGAAATTCTCGGCCACGTTTATTGGTCGGTATCGATTGAAGTGTGTATGATTGCCGTACTTGCCTACTTCGCCCGCCCGATTAAAGGCGATTGGGTTGCCAAATAA
- a CDS encoding MotA/TolQ/ExbB proton channel family protein, with product MNLALVFQSGDYVLMSVFLVLVLMSIITWTVIVVRALKLRRAKKGNAEVQKLIWNANTLEEAVAQVRDVDSPISDLTLEAVKAHENYCQYKDTKIAAAVPLSEYLVRQIRNSMSQIMRRFDGGLTALASIGATAPFIGLFGTVWGIYHALINISESGQMSIAAVAGPIGEALVATAAGLFVAIPAVLAYNFLVRGNKTLSQDMDAYAHDLHVQLLNSKD from the coding sequence ATGAATTTAGCTTTAGTTTTCCAATCAGGCGATTATGTGCTGATGAGCGTGTTTCTCGTGCTGGTGTTGATGAGCATCATCACATGGACGGTAATTGTGGTGCGGGCGCTGAAATTGCGCCGTGCCAAAAAAGGCAATGCCGAAGTGCAGAAGCTGATTTGGAACGCCAATACTCTGGAAGAAGCTGTGGCACAAGTGCGCGATGTTGACTCGCCCATCAGCGACCTGACCCTCGAAGCTGTGAAAGCGCATGAAAACTACTGCCAGTATAAAGACACCAAAATTGCCGCCGCCGTGCCGTTGAGCGAATATCTGGTGCGCCAGATCCGCAACAGCATGAGCCAAATCATGCGCCGTTTCGACGGCGGCCTGACCGCTCTGGCCTCTATCGGCGCCACTGCACCGTTTATCGGTCTGTTTGGCACGGTATGGGGTATTTACCATGCATTGATCAACATCAGCGAGAGCGGCCAGATGAGCATTGCCGCCGTGGCCGGCCCCATCGGTGAAGCCTTGGTGGCCACCGCTGCCGGCCTGTTTGTGGCGATTCCCGCCGTGCTGGCCTACAACTTTTTGGTGCGCGGCAACAAAACCCTGTCGCAAGATATGGATGCTTACGCCCATGATTTGCACGTGCAACTGTTAAACAGCAAGGATTAA
- a CDS encoding NAD(P)H-dependent oxidoreductase, which produces MTLIILAHPNFQQSVANKTIITELADSGLDIEIRDLCRLYPHYDIDAGAEQAALLQHKAIVFQYPLYWYNMPAILKQWFDTVFEYQFAYGRNGDKLKDKLFIPSFTVGAPQSEYQPLGEHHFKIEEFCKNLAQTAYYTQMQYIEPVYFHGTSLNAGYTENDIRQKAAQQAQRLIQLIKTLAE; this is translated from the coding sequence ATGACACTGATCATCTTAGCGCATCCGAATTTCCAACAATCTGTTGCCAACAAAACCATCATTACCGAATTGGCCGACAGCGGCCTTGATATCGAAATCAGAGACCTCTGCCGGCTGTATCCCCATTACGATATCGATGCCGGAGCAGAACAGGCGGCCTTGCTGCAACACAAAGCAATCGTGTTCCAATACCCGCTTTATTGGTATAACATGCCGGCCATTTTGAAGCAGTGGTTCGACACCGTGTTTGAATATCAATTCGCCTATGGCCGCAACGGCGATAAATTGAAAGACAAGCTGTTTATTCCCAGCTTTACCGTGGGTGCGCCGCAAAGCGAATACCAGCCTTTGGGCGAACATCATTTCAAAATTGAAGAATTTTGCAAAAACCTGGCACAAACCGCTTATTACACCCAAATGCAGTATATCGAGCCTGTTTATTTCCACGGCACATCATTAAACGCGGGTTATACAGAAAACGACATCCGGCAAAAAGCAGCGCAACAAGCACAGCGGCTGATTCAGCTGATAAAAACGTTAGCGGAATAA
- a CDS encoding lysophospholipid acyltransferase family protein — MNESKISLLRLPVRLLCIGWHVAGGVLQMAFLFRFLSPAQKRDRIQAWSQRLLSICGVALQVRGLPPLPCAGGNLLVANHVSWLDIFALNAVMPNRFVAKAEVARWPLVGYLARQTGTLFVARERSGSTQAKVAQAAAILQSGDNLVLFPEGTTSMGDRLLPFKSSFFQAALDRRSAVWPLLCRYVDGGGCLNPNMAYCGDTSLWQSLCLILRQRQGSLVVLDFLPPVPAQGSRRELAEKVYARMADKLAEPVCLVQTTYTATAQEWARAS, encoded by the coding sequence ATGAATGAATCAAAAATCAGCCTTTTACGTTTGCCGGTACGCTTGCTGTGTATCGGCTGGCATGTGGCCGGCGGGGTGTTGCAGATGGCATTTTTGTTCCGCTTTTTAAGCCCGGCGCAAAAGCGTGACCGCATTCAGGCATGGTCGCAGCGCTTGCTGTCGATTTGCGGGGTGGCGTTGCAGGTGCGCGGCCTGCCGCCGCTGCCGTGTGCCGGCGGTAATCTGTTGGTGGCCAATCATGTGTCGTGGCTGGATATTTTTGCTCTGAATGCGGTGATGCCCAACCGTTTTGTTGCCAAGGCTGAGGTTGCCCGCTGGCCGCTGGTCGGCTATCTGGCGCGGCAGACGGGCACATTGTTTGTGGCGCGGGAACGCAGCGGCAGCACGCAGGCTAAAGTGGCTCAAGCGGCGGCTATTTTGCAGTCCGGCGATAATTTGGTGTTGTTCCCCGAAGGCACCACCTCTATGGGCGACAGGCTGTTGCCGTTTAAATCAAGCTTTTTTCAGGCGGCATTGGATCGGCGCAGCGCTGTATGGCCTTTGTTGTGCCGCTATGTGGATGGCGGCGGGTGCTTGAATCCGAATATGGCTTATTGCGGCGATACCAGTTTGTGGCAGTCGTTGTGCTTGATTTTGCGGCAGCGGCAAGGCAGTTTGGTGGTGTTGGATTTTCTACCGCCGGTGCCGGCGCAGGGCAGCCGTCGCGAATTGGCTGAAAAAGTGTATGCACGAATGGCGGATAAATTGGCCGAACCGGTGTGTCTGGTGCAGACAACCTACACTGCTACCGCGCAGGAATGGGCGCGGGCAAGCTGA